The DNA sequence GAACAGCGCGAAGGCGATCTACCACCACGCCGAGCGCATCGGCGAGCGCGACCGCTTCGACGAGGTGAAGGCGCTGTTCATGGACGAGGAGCCGGAGGTCGACGACGTGACCGACTACTTCGAGAGCGACGACGTGGTCGTCGTCCCGCTGTTCATCGCCGACGGCTACCACACGCAGGAGGACATCCCCGAGGATATGGGGATGACCGACGACTACCGCGAGGGGTGGGAGACGCCGACGGAGGTCGACGGCCACCGGATCTGGTACTCCGGGGCGGTCGGCACCGAGGACCTCATGGCCGACGTGGTGCTCGAACGCGCCGAGGAGGCGGGTGCCGACGTGGGCGACGCCGTCGAGGCGGTCCGCGAACTGACGGGCGGCGTCCGGTCGCCGGCGGACGACTGACGGGACCGGACGGCATAGCCCGGGCACGACGTTTTTCTCGTCCTGAATTCGCACGAGGCTTTTAAACGATCCCCGTCCGATCCGGGGGACGTGAGCGAGGACCGTGACCTGGCGGACGTACTCGACGCCCTCAGCGACGAGTACGCCCGGGCGATCCTCGCCGAAACGAGCACCGAGCCGATGTCCGCGAAAACGCTGAGCGAGCGCTGCGACGCGTCCCTCCCGACCGTGTACCGACGCATCGAACGGCTGCAGGAGCACGACCTCGTCACGGAACGGACCCGGATGAAACCTGACGGCGGGCATCACAAGGTGTACACGGCGACGCTGTCCTCGCTCACTATCGACCTCGACGACGGGGAGTACGAGGCCACCGTGGAGCGAACCGACCGTGCGGCGGATCTGGACGCGGACGACGCCGCGGACCGCCTCACCTACATGTGGGAGAACCTCTGACCATGACCATCGCAACGACACCCATCGAGTGGGCCATCCTGGCCGCGTCAGCGGCCTCGACGGCCGTCGGACTGTACGTCGCCTATCAGGCATACCGCGGCTACCGCCGCCACAGCAGCAGGCCGATGCAGTACCTCTCGCTGGGGCTGGTCATCCTGCTCGGGGTGACGTTCGCCTCCGCGTTCGTCGGCTCCCTGCTGCTCCGGGGCGGGGTCGTTCCCGGCGACTATCGGCCCGGCTTCACCCTGCTGGTCAGGCTGCTCCAGCTGCTCGGCGTGGTCTTCATCGCGTACTCCCTGTCGATCCGCTCCTGATCCCCCGACTCTCCACACTCCACCGTCGCCACCACGTCCAGGAGCGTGGACTTGCTGACGTTCTCCCCGTACACGCTGTACCGGTGGCCGCCACACTCCCAGGCGGCGAAGTTGAGCCCGCCGAGTTCGTCGTAGCTCACCGGCCGCCCGTCGGCGACGGCGCGGTTCTCCTCGGTGATCTCGACGATCCCCGTCCGGTTCGACTTCGTCACCGACACCTCCGCGGTGGCGTTGGCGTAGGCGACCTCCACGCTCCGGATCTCGCCGCTCGTCCGGCGGAACGTGTCCGGTTCGAACCCTGACGGCGGCCTCGGCTCAGGCACGGACATCTCGGCGGCCGCCGCGAGCGCCGTCCGTGATTCGTACGTCGTCGTCTCGGGCAGTGTCTGCCGTTCGACGGTGACGTTTTCCGGCGGCTCGAACTCGAACGTGGCGTCGGTCAACCCCGGATCGAACGTGACGTTGGAGTACGTCATCCGGACCCGGTACTGTTCGCCGTCGATCCAGTAGCGCTGGTCGTACTTCAGCGGGTAGTACCGCTCGGCATCGATCCAGAGCTTCTGGGTGACGTTCGTCAGCAGGCTACTGTTGCCCCCCGACAGCGTCCCGTTTAGCATGACCACATGCGTCTCCCGCCCGTCGACCGTGTCCGTCCCGAGGTAGGTCACATCGTACTCGGTGGCGTTGCGTGACGGCTCGCCGACCGGCGGCTCCGTCGTCGCCGGCCCCGACACGACCGGCAGCGGGGAGACGCCGGGGTTCGGGTCCTCGACGTCGGACACGCCGCGCTTGTCGTTTATTCGGGCGAAGATGTCCTCGACTCGCTCGCCCGTCGACGTGCCGTTTCCGAGGGTGTCGGGCAGCTCCTGCCGGGTCGCCGTCCCGGCGTCGTGGTCGTACAGCCACATCGTCGATCCGTTCGCGTAGATCGAGGTCCTGTTACCCGGTCCTTCGATGGTACGCTGGTACAGATACTGGCTGTCGGGGCGCTCTTTGACCGCCATCACGGTCCGGGACGAACTGTTCGGACCCTCGAACTCGGTCGTCACGGTTGCCGAGATGCCGTCTATCGCGGCGTACTGCTCGGAGGCGTTTTCGCCGATGGGGGCCGGCTCCGACGCGCCGGTGTCGCCGCCGAACGCCGCGAACAGCCCGGCGGCGATGATGAACACGGCGAACACGCCGACGACGGCGCGACGGAGGGGGGACTCGGTGAGCGGCATCCGTTCGATACGATCCGACAGAAGCGGCAAAAATGCTTGCATTCAGGGTCGTGACAGGGCGACTGCGTGGTGTCTGGAGGGCCGCGAACGTCAGCGGGACCGGCGGCGTGTTCGAGGCGCCGCCGGCGTCAGTGGGGATGACAGTGGCAGGTTGCTGTCGCGGTCAGTGACACGCCATCGACTCCGCTATCTCGACGAGGCCGTCCTCGTCGAACGGGCCAGTCACCGAGTACGTCCGGCCGTCGCAGGTCCAGCTGACCATCGCGGTGCTACCGAGCTCGTCGTACGCACCCTGCTGGTCGCCGACGGTGACGTTCTCGCCGTTCGTATCGTAGGTGGCGGCGATCTTCGTGACGGTGAACCGGTCGGTGCCGTTCGTGTAGGTGATCGACACCTGTTCGGTGTTCCCCGTCACGGTCATGCCGGATTCGAACTCGTAGCCCGCCGGCACGTCCGGGTCGGGCACCGAGAGGTTCGACGCCGCCGTCAGCGCCTCGCGGGAGTTGTACGTCTCGGTGTCGGGCGTCTCGTACGTCTCGAACGTCACGTCGTCGGGCAGGTCCTCGAACGTGAACGTCGAGTCCGGGAGGTCGGGGTTCAGGGTCACGTTCTCGTACTCGACGGTCGTCGAGACGTTGTATTCGCCGGTCTGTGCGGCGCTCTCGTAGCGGACGGGGAAGTACGTCTCGGCGTCGATCCAGCCGGTCACCTCCACGTCGGTCCCGACGGTGTTGGTCGGGGTGATCGAGACGCGGTAGGTCCGCTCGCCGTCGACCTGCTCTGTCGCCTCGTACTGGAGGCTAGCGTTTTCGAGGCCGCCGAAGGTGGTGCCGAGCGTGCCCTGTGAGGTGCCGCTGCGGTCGTACACCGTCACCGTCGACTCGCTCTCGTCGTAACGCTGCATCGCACTCTCGTTGATGATGGTCACGTCACCGCTGGCCGCTTCGGGCGAGAGCGTCTTGGTGCGGGACTCGCCAGTGTCGAAGCGGGCCCACGTCCGCGTCTCCGTCGTCGTCTCGTTCCCGTCGATGACGTAGGTCATCTCCTGGGTCATCGTGATGCTGTCGAGGCCCGACAGCCGTTCACGGAAGCTTTCGGTCAGCTCCTCGTCGGTCGGCGGCTCGGTCGTCTCGTCGTCGCTTTCGGCAGTCTCGGTGGCCGTCGCTGCCTGTTCGTCCGGGCGTTCCGTCGTCGGGTCGTCCGTCTCGGTCTCCGTGGCCGAGTCGCCGGGGGCGACCGCGCCCAGACAGCCGCTGAGCGCGATCATCCCCACGAGCAGCAGGGCCGGGAGGGAGGACCGAAGTGAGTTGGGGACCATTGCATCTCAACGGTGTCGCTGTACCCCCATAAACCGGACAGCGACGTTTCCCCGTCGGAAGCTCGGGGAAAAACTTAAATACCACATTTGCTGCTCCGATCCTCGCCTCGGCCACTTCCTCATGCCCCAACCGCCGAATGGCCGGGCTTATGCCGCCCCCAGCCTACGGTAAACGTATGCAACCAGAGCAGGTCGAGGCGCTCCGCGAGGCGGCCGGCGAGGGAGTCGAGTGCGACGGACTCGAAGCCGAGCGCGGCGACGACGGCTACCGCTTTGCCGTCCCCGGCGACGAGCGGACCGGCCTGAACGCCGAGGCGTTCGAGGCGGCCGCGCGGGACGCCGCGGCGTACGTCACGAACTGGCACTTCTGGACCCGCGAGGCCCCGACCCACGACGCCCGCCGGGCGTTCCTGCGCTGGCTCGAAGCGGCCGACGAGCACGCCGTGCCGGACCGCTACGAGGCGCTCGCCGACGGCACGGCACGCGGCTGGGGACAGCTTCGCATCACCGTGACGCTCGGCGACGACGGGTGCCGTCGCTACGACCTCCGCCACGAGGCCGATGCGGGGACGCCGGTCGCCGACCTCGACGCGTTCCACGACCCCCGGGACGCCCGCGAACTCGTTACGTTCGACGACCGGGAGCGCTACCGGCCGCTGAAGACCGCGCCGACGCTCCGGACGGGCTGGGCGTTCCCCGACCTCTCCGCGGCTGACCTCGTCGAAACCGTCGGGGTCGTCTACCCGGCGACGGTGGTGAACTGGCACCGCGAACGCGAGGGCGACCTCGACGTGTCCCACTGGCGCGAGACGGCCGAGCGACAGACCGGCATCTACGACATCGTCGACGAACTCGACGCCGAGGCCGTCGACCGCATCGCGGCGAGTTGCTGCGTCGACTCGCAGTGTCTCAAGCGCCGCGAGTGGGACTTCGACGCGGACCACGAACTCGACGCCGACCGGGGCGACGGCGAGTTCCCCTGCCGCGAACCCTGCTCGCTCGTGGTCGCGGCCGCGCGCAAGTGGACCAAACTGGAGGAAGAGGAGCCACACACCTACGAGTTCGAACTCACGCCCAGCGAGAAGGAACAGCTTGAGGCCATCGTCGACGCCGTCGCCGACGGTCGGGTCGACGAGATCCGCGAGGCCGACGTGTACGAGGGTGCGAACCGCTACCGGGCGCGATATCTGCGCGAGAAACTGTTCGACGACGAAGGTCGGCTCGGTGGCGTTCCGACCGAGGAGTAGCCGCCGGGGGTCCGCCGCGCCACGCTCATTCGCGAATCAGCAGGACGCCGGCGACCGCGACGCCCGCGAGCACGACGCCGACGCCCAGCGCCGCGACGACCCCGTCGACCAGCGTCGCGGTGACCGCCGCGACGAGCACGGCGACGCCGGCAAGCGCGGCGACCGGCGCGTTCTCCCGCGCCCGGAGCGCGTCCGATATCTCGGACCCGGTCGTCCCCACATCCTGGGTCTGCTCTGCCGGCTCCGACAGGGTCTCGTCGACCGCCACCGACTCGCCCTCCCCGAGTTCGGCGGTACCGGTCCGTGGCGCGGCCGGCTCGTCGACCGCCACGTCGACGTAGGCCGTCTCCGCGCCGTAGCCGGTGACGACTTTCAGTTTCCCGCTGGCCGGGAGCGCGCCGTCGACGACGCCGACGCTCACGCGTTGCACGGCGTCGGTCTCGACGAAGTGGTTCGTCGCCTCAAGGGTGACGCCGCGTTCCAGCCCCTCCATGAGGTTCAGATGCACGTGCACCGCCCGACCGTGGTTGACCAGTTCCACGTCGAACGGTCCCTCGGTCTCGAACGACGGCGGCTCCGCTCGCACGGAGTGGAGGCCGTCCTCGCTCACGTGGACCGACAGCGTCGGGGGCACGGCTCGACCCACGGAGCGCGACAGGAAAAGTGTTCAGGCCGGTGCTTCGTCGCGCATGTCCGGCGGCAGGAGGTTCGGGATGCCGTCCTCGATCGGGTACGTCTCGCCGCACTCGGTGCAGACCAGCGACCCGTCGACGATCTCGCCGTCCTCGCGTACTTCGTCCTCGAGTTCGAGGTCGTGCTTGTCCATCGGGCAACAGAGTATGTCCATGAGGGATTCCTTCACGACGAACTCACCTGATACCGAATACAACGGACCCCCCGAGGAAAAGCGTGCCGGGTCGCGGCGGGTGGGGCACCGCTTCGGGACAACTTATATTCGCCTCCGCTCGGTCGGAACCGGTATGGGAAACGACCAGACGCTGTACGACGAACTGGGCGGCGAGGCGGCGATCAGCGCCGTCGTCGACGAGTTCTACGACCGCGTTCTCGACGACGACCAGCTCGTCGGCTACTTCGAGGACACCGACATGGACGAGCTTCGGGGCCACCAGACGAAGTTCCTCTCGGCCGTCACGGGCGGCCCGGTCGACTACACCGGCGCGGACATGCGTGCGGCTCACGCCCATCTGGACCTGACCGAGGACGATTTCGTTCGCGTCGCCCAGCATCTGGAGGCGAGCCTGGCCGAGTTCGACGTGCCGGAGGAACACATCGAGACGATCCTCGGCGAAGTGAGCGACCTGAAGGGCGCTATTCTGGCGGACT is a window from the Halostella salina genome containing:
- a CDS encoding ArsR/SmtB family transcription factor translates to MSEDRDLADVLDALSDEYARAILAETSTEPMSAKTLSERCDASLPTVYRRIERLQEHDLVTERTRMKPDGGHHKVYTATLSSLTIDLDDGEYEATVERTDRAADLDADDAADRLTYMWENL
- a CDS encoding DUF7521 family protein is translated as MTIATTPIEWAILAASAASTAVGLYVAYQAYRGYRRHSSRPMQYLSLGLVILLGVTFASAFVGSLLLRGGVVPGDYRPGFTLLVRLLQLLGVVFIAYSLSIRS
- a CDS encoding LolA family protein, with the translated sequence MPLTESPLRRAVVGVFAVFIIAAGLFAAFGGDTGASEPAPIGENASEQYAAIDGISATVTTEFEGPNSSSRTVMAVKERPDSQYLYQRTIEGPGNRTSIYANGSTMWLYDHDAGTATRQELPDTLGNGTSTGERVEDIFARINDKRGVSDVEDPNPGVSPLPVVSGPATTEPPVGEPSRNATEYDVTYLGTDTVDGRETHVVMLNGTLSGGNSSLLTNVTQKLWIDAERYYPLKYDQRYWIDGEQYRVRMTYSNVTFDPGLTDATFEFEPPENVTVERQTLPETTTYESRTALAAAAEMSVPEPRPPSGFEPDTFRRTSGEIRSVEVAYANATAEVSVTKSNRTGIVEITEENRAVADGRPVSYDELGGLNFAAWECGGHRYSVYGENVSKSTLLDVVATVECGESGDQERIDREYAMKTTPSSWSSLTSRVKPGR
- a CDS encoding outer membrane lipoprotein-sorting protein; amino-acid sequence: MVPNSLRSSLPALLLVGMIALSGCLGAVAPGDSATETETDDPTTERPDEQAATATETAESDDETTEPPTDEELTESFRERLSGLDSITMTQEMTYVIDGNETTTETRTWARFDTGESRTKTLSPEAASGDVTIINESAMQRYDESESTVTVYDRSGTSQGTLGTTFGGLENASLQYEATEQVDGERTYRVSITPTNTVGTDVEVTGWIDAETYFPVRYESAAQTGEYNVSTTVEYENVTLNPDLPDSTFTFEDLPDDVTFETYETPDTETYNSREALTAASNLSVPDPDVPAGYEFESGMTVTGNTEQVSITYTNGTDRFTVTKIAATYDTNGENVTVGDQQGAYDELGSTAMVSWTCDGRTYSVTGPFDEDGLVEIAESMACH
- a CDS encoding DR2241 family protein, whose product is MQPEQVEALREAAGEGVECDGLEAERGDDGYRFAVPGDERTGLNAEAFEAAARDAAAYVTNWHFWTREAPTHDARRAFLRWLEAADEHAVPDRYEALADGTARGWGQLRITVTLGDDGCRRYDLRHEADAGTPVADLDAFHDPRDARELVTFDDRERYRPLKTAPTLRTGWAFPDLSAADLVETVGVVYPATVVNWHREREGDLDVSHWRETAERQTGIYDIVDELDAEAVDRIAASCCVDSQCLKRREWDFDADHELDADRGDGEFPCREPCSLVVAAARKWTKLEEEEPHTYEFELTPSEKEQLEAIVDAVADGRVDEIREADVYEGANRYRARYLREKLFDDEGRLGGVPTEE
- a CDS encoding DUF7524 family protein, which gives rise to MPPTLSVHVSEDGLHSVRAEPPSFETEGPFDVELVNHGRAVHVHLNLMEGLERGVTLEATNHFVETDAVQRVSVGVVDGALPASGKLKVVTGYGAETAYVDVAVDEPAAPRTGTAELGEGESVAVDETLSEPAEQTQDVGTTGSEISDALRARENAPVAALAGVAVLVAAVTATLVDGVVAALGVGVVLAGVAVAGVLLIRE
- a CDS encoding methytransferase partner Trm112, which codes for MKESLMDILCCPMDKHDLELEDEVREDGEIVDGSLVCTECGETYPIEDGIPNLLPPDMRDEAPA
- a CDS encoding group I truncated hemoglobin; amino-acid sequence: MGNDQTLYDELGGEAAISAVVDEFYDRVLDDDQLVGYFEDTDMDELRGHQTKFLSAVTGGPVDYTGADMRAAHAHLDLTEDDFVRVAQHLEASLAEFDVPEEHIETILGEVSDLKGAILAD